In Rhizobiales bacterium NRL2, a genomic segment contains:
- a CDS encoding multidrug ABC transporter substrate-binding protein, translating into MFSAFEWMIAVRYLRARRAEGFISVIAWFSLVGIALGVATLIIVMAVMNGFRTELLDRILGLNGHVSVLSYEQPIEDYESLADRIRGIEGVVSAAPLVEGQVMATAGGEARGAVVRGLKLDDITAHQALSGKLVAGELANLSEPGTVMVGFRLAERFGLQLGDRITLISPKGSSTAMGFVPRLATYRIGAMFEVGMYEYDSSYVYMPLDLAQKYFRTGEGVTGLEVVVADADRATMLAQEIHREISSDRNLRVFDWQQANASFFTALQVERNVMFLILTLIILVAAFNIISSLIMLVKDKGRDIAILRTMGATRGAIQRIFFIAGASIGVVGTLAGFTLGVVFCLNIDSIRRGLESLTGTELWSPEIRFLSQIPARMETGEVVMVLIMALVLSFLATIYPAWRAARLDPVEALRYE; encoded by the coding sequence CACGCTGATCATCGTCATGGCGGTGATGAACGGATTCCGCACCGAACTGCTGGACCGCATCCTCGGGCTGAACGGCCATGTCTCCGTGCTCTCCTACGAGCAGCCCATCGAGGACTACGAGAGCCTGGCGGACCGCATCCGCGGGATCGAGGGGGTGGTCAGCGCCGCGCCGCTGGTGGAGGGCCAGGTCATGGCGACTGCCGGCGGTGAGGCGCGCGGCGCGGTGGTGCGCGGGCTGAAGCTCGACGACATCACGGCCCACCAGGCGTTGTCGGGCAAGCTGGTGGCGGGCGAACTCGCCAATCTGTCCGAACCGGGCACCGTGATGGTCGGCTTCCGCCTGGCCGAGCGCTTCGGCCTGCAACTCGGCGACCGCATCACGCTGATCTCGCCCAAGGGCTCGTCGACCGCCATGGGCTTCGTGCCGCGGCTGGCGACCTACCGCATCGGCGCGATGTTCGAGGTCGGCATGTACGAATACGACTCGAGTTACGTCTACATGCCGCTGGACCTGGCGCAGAAGTATTTCCGCACCGGAGAGGGGGTGACGGGACTGGAGGTCGTGGTGGCCGACGCCGACCGCGCCACGATGCTGGCCCAGGAGATCCACCGCGAGATCAGCAGCGACCGCAATCTGCGCGTCTTCGACTGGCAGCAGGCCAATGCCAGCTTCTTCACCGCGCTGCAGGTGGAGCGCAACGTGATGTTCCTGATCCTGACGCTGATCATCCTGGTGGCGGCGTTCAACATCATCTCCAGCCTGATCATGCTGGTGAAGGACAAGGGCCGCGACATCGCCATCCTGCGCACCATGGGCGCGACCCGGGGCGCGATCCAGCGCATCTTCTTCATCGCCGGCGCCTCGATCGGCGTGGTCGGTACGCTGGCCGGCTTCACGCTGGGCGTCGTCTTCTGCCTGAACATCGACAGCATCCGGCGCGGCCTTGAGAGCCTGACCGGCACCGAGCTGTGGTCGCCGGAAATCCGCTTCCTTTCCCAGATACCGGCCCGGATGGAGACCGGCGAGGTGGTCATGGTGCTGATCATGGCGCTGGTGCTCTCCTTCCTCGCCACGATCTACCCGGCCTGGCGGGCGGCGCGCCTCGATCCGGTGGAGGCGCTCCGCTATGAGTGA
- a CDS encoding DNA polymerase III subunit alpha, producing MAHAEFVHLRTHSAYSLAEGAIRLGDLAGAAAKAGMPAVAVTDTNNLFGVMEFCPAVAGAGVQPIIGCQLSVQYGWDSRAPAGQQRPLFAPFVLLVQNETGYMNLMALVSAAFLESDPMFSTHLPLGAMEGRADGLIALTGGAGGPLGRMLADGDAAGGRAWLAEMKARFGDRLYVEIQRHGETEEDRVEEPMIDLAYDLDLPLAATNDCYFLDKDMYEAHDALICVAESAYVGQEERRRLTPEHRFKSAEEMKALFADLPEATANTLVIAKRCGYAAPKRDPILPGFATEGGRAEADELRAMAEAGLTERLAFMREQGHEPDETVYRERLDRELGIIISMGFPGYFLIVADFIQWAKAQEIPVGPGRGSGAGSLVAYALTITDLDPLRYGLLFERFLNPERVSMPDFDIDFCQDRRDEVIEYVQAKYGHDKVAQIITFGKLQARAVIRDVGRVLQMPYGQVDRISKLVPANPANPVTLGQALESEPRLRHEYDSDGSVQYLVDMALKLEGLYRHASTHAAGVVIGDRPLEQLVPLYRDPKSDMPVTQFSMKYVESAGLVKFDFLGLKTLTVLDRAIAHVREGGRPDFCLADIPETDERTFEMLGRGETVGVFQLESSGMRDVLRQMKPDKFEDIIAIVALYRPGPMDNIPTYISTKHGREAASYPHPMLEPILAETYGIPVYQEQVMQMAQVLSGYSLGEADLLRRAMGKKIKAEMDAQRERFVEGAAENGVTAEKAGQIFELIEKFAGYGFNKSHAAAYALIAWQTAWLKANYPAEFLAASMTLDMGNTDKLDVFKREMKRLKIPLLPPAANHSEVAFSVERNRDLTVAGIRYALAAIKNVGRDAMGAIVAARRKDGPFADLFDFAVRTAGSALNKRQTENLARAGALDELDPNRRRVLASVDILARYAQQQAEDRASGQMGLFGGGGGGGGNADRPPLPAVEPFDDLERLAEERGAIGFYLSGHPLDDYQQKLAQKGVSRIDELPAILGETQKTNIALAGTISAVQIRRNAKGKAFAFIGFSDPSGECEILCFSEALNRHRDEMEAGRNAVFYVDILRDRDEPTLALNKMADLDGYVADAEAGARIVIADSSALPPIRATLDRAGPGKGLIRLVMRPQDRTRELELEVPDGFRIDRAVRQSLKSMPGVVDVREI from the coding sequence ATGGCGCATGCGGAGTTCGTGCATCTGAGGACGCACAGCGCCTATTCCCTCGCCGAGGGCGCGATCCGGCTCGGCGACCTTGCCGGGGCGGCGGCGAAGGCCGGCATGCCCGCGGTGGCGGTCACCGACACCAACAACCTGTTCGGCGTCATGGAGTTCTGCCCGGCGGTGGCCGGGGCGGGGGTGCAGCCGATCATCGGCTGCCAGCTTTCGGTCCAGTACGGCTGGGACAGCCGCGCGCCGGCGGGCCAGCAGCGGCCGCTCTTCGCGCCCTTCGTCCTGCTGGTCCAGAACGAGACCGGCTACATGAACCTGATGGCCCTGGTTTCCGCGGCCTTCCTCGAATCCGATCCGATGTTCTCGACGCATCTGCCGCTCGGGGCCATGGAGGGCCGAGCGGACGGGCTCATCGCGCTCACCGGCGGGGCGGGGGGACCGCTGGGACGGATGCTGGCCGACGGCGACGCCGCCGGCGGACGCGCCTGGCTTGCGGAGATGAAGGCCCGTTTCGGCGACCGGCTCTATGTCGAAATCCAGCGTCATGGCGAGACCGAGGAGGACCGGGTCGAGGAACCCATGATCGACCTCGCCTACGATCTCGACCTGCCGCTGGCGGCGACCAATGACTGCTATTTCCTCGACAAGGACATGTACGAGGCGCACGACGCGCTGATCTGCGTCGCAGAAAGCGCCTATGTCGGCCAGGAAGAGCGGCGGCGGCTGACGCCGGAGCACCGCTTCAAGTCGGCCGAGGAGATGAAGGCGCTGTTCGCCGACCTGCCCGAGGCGACGGCCAATACCCTGGTGATCGCGAAGCGCTGCGGCTATGCGGCGCCGAAGCGTGACCCGATCCTGCCGGGTTTCGCCACCGAGGGCGGCCGGGCCGAGGCCGACGAACTTCGCGCCATGGCCGAGGCGGGGCTCACCGAACGGCTCGCCTTCATGCGCGAGCAGGGTCATGAGCCCGACGAGACCGTCTACCGGGAGCGGCTGGACCGGGAACTGGGGATCATCATCTCCATGGGCTTCCCGGGCTACTTCCTGATCGTCGCCGACTTCATCCAGTGGGCCAAGGCGCAGGAGATTCCCGTCGGCCCGGGCCGTGGTTCGGGCGCGGGCTCCCTTGTCGCCTATGCGTTGACCATTACCGACCTGGATCCATTGCGTTACGGGCTGCTGTTCGAGCGGTTTCTCAACCCTGAACGCGTGTCCATGCCGGACTTCGACATCGACTTTTGCCAGGACCGGCGCGACGAGGTGATCGAGTACGTTCAGGCCAAGTACGGCCACGACAAGGTCGCCCAGATCATCACCTTCGGAAAGCTGCAGGCCCGGGCGGTGATCCGCGATGTCGGTCGGGTGCTGCAGATGCCCTATGGCCAGGTCGACCGCATCTCCAAGCTGGTGCCGGCCAATCCGGCCAATCCGGTGACGCTCGGCCAGGCGCTGGAGAGCGAGCCCAGGCTGCGCCACGAATACGACTCCGACGGCTCGGTGCAGTACCTGGTCGACATGGCGCTGAAGCTGGAGGGGCTGTACCGCCACGCCTCGACCCATGCCGCGGGCGTCGTCATCGGCGACCGGCCGCTGGAACAACTCGTGCCGCTCTACCGAGACCCGAAGTCCGACATGCCCGTCACCCAGTTCTCGATGAAGTACGTGGAATCCGCGGGGCTGGTGAAGTTCGACTTCCTGGGGCTGAAGACGCTGACCGTCCTCGACCGCGCCATCGCCCATGTCCGCGAGGGCGGCCGGCCGGACTTCTGCCTGGCCGACATCCCCGAAACCGACGAGCGGACCTTCGAGATGCTGGGGCGCGGAGAGACGGTGGGCGTGTTCCAGCTCGAAAGTTCGGGCATGCGGGATGTGCTGCGGCAGATGAAGCCCGACAAGTTCGAGGACATCATCGCCATCGTCGCCCTCTACCGGCCGGGCCCGATGGACAATATCCCGACCTACATCTCCACCAAGCACGGCCGGGAGGCGGCCAGCTATCCGCACCCGATGCTGGAGCCGATCCTGGCCGAGACCTACGGCATCCCGGTCTATCAGGAGCAGGTGATGCAGATGGCGCAGGTGCTCTCGGGCTACAGCCTGGGCGAAGCGGACCTGCTACGCCGGGCCATGGGCAAGAAGATCAAGGCCGAGATGGACGCCCAGCGCGAGCGCTTCGTCGAGGGCGCGGCGGAGAACGGCGTCACGGCCGAGAAGGCGGGCCAGATCTTCGAGCTGATCGAGAAGTTCGCCGGCTATGGCTTCAACAAGTCCCACGCCGCGGCCTACGCCCTGATCGCCTGGCAGACGGCCTGGCTGAAGGCGAACTATCCGGCCGAATTCCTGGCCGCGTCGATGACCCTGGATATGGGCAACACCGACAAGCTGGATGTCTTCAAGCGCGAGATGAAGCGCCTGAAGATCCCGCTGCTGCCGCCTGCGGCAAACCACTCGGAGGTCGCGTTCTCGGTCGAGCGCAACCGCGACCTGACCGTCGCCGGCATCCGCTACGCCCTGGCCGCGATCAAGAATGTCGGCCGCGACGCCATGGGCGCCATCGTCGCCGCACGGCGCAAGGACGGGCCGTTCGCGGACCTGTTCGACTTCGCCGTGCGTACCGCCGGCTCGGCGCTGAACAAGCGCCAGACCGAGAATCTCGCCCGCGCCGGCGCGCTCGACGAGCTGGACCCGAACCGCCGCCGGGTGCTGGCGTCCGTGGATATCCTCGCGCGCTACGCCCAGCAGCAGGCCGAAGACCGCGCCAGTGGCCAGATGGGCCTGTTCGGCGGCGGGGGCGGTGGCGGCGGCAATGCGGACCGGCCGCCCCTGCCGGCGGTCGAACCCTTCGACGACCTGGAGCGGCTGGCCGAGGAGCGCGGCGCGATCGGCTTCTACCTATCCGGCCATCCGCTGGACGACTACCAGCAGAAGCTGGCGCAGAAGGGAGTCTCCCGCATTGACGAACTGCCGGCGATACTGGGCGAGACGCAGAAGACCAACATCGCCCTGGCCGGCACGATCTCGGCGGTGCAGATCCGCCGCAACGCCAAGGGCAAGGCCTTCGCCTTCATCGGCTTCTCCGATCCCAGCGGCGAATGCGAGATTCTCTGCTTTTCGGAGGCGCTGAACCGCCATCGCGACGAGATGGAGGCGGGGCGCAACGCCGTCTTCTATGTCGACATCCTGCGCGACCGCGACGAACCCACCCTGGCGCTGAACAAGATGG
- a CDS encoding ABC transporter, producing the protein MSDPALRLDGVTRTFRQGGKALEVLRGASLEVRTGEIVALVGPSGAGKSTLLQIAGLLEKPDGGDVVIAGQSAAGLNDDRRTAMRRTLLGFVYQYHHLLPEFTAAENVILPQMIAGKSRKEAAVRAAELLGQMGLAERGDHRPARLSGGEQQRVAIARALANLPAVLLADEPTGNLDPGTAGRVFDHLVEVARAAGTGVLVATHNLQLARQMDRAVLMEDGVLREAAL; encoded by the coding sequence ATGAGTGATCCGGCGCTGCGACTGGACGGCGTCACCCGCACCTTCCGCCAGGGCGGGAAGGCGCTGGAGGTACTGCGTGGCGCCTCGCTGGAAGTCCGGACCGGCGAGATCGTCGCCCTGGTCGGCCCGTCCGGCGCGGGCAAGTCGACGCTGCTGCAGATCGCGGGTCTGCTGGAAAAGCCCGACGGCGGCGACGTCGTCATTGCCGGCCAGTCGGCGGCGGGGCTGAACGACGACCGCCGGACGGCGATGCGCCGGACCCTGTTGGGCTTCGTCTACCAGTACCACCACCTGCTGCCGGAGTTCACCGCAGCGGAGAACGTGATCCTGCCCCAGATGATCGCGGGCAAGAGCCGCAAGGAGGCGGCGGTGCGGGCCGCGGAACTGCTGGGCCAGATGGGCCTCGCCGAACGCGGCGACCACCGCCCGGCGCGGCTGTCGGGCGGCGAGCAGCAGCGCGTCGCCATCGCCCGCGCGCTGGCCAATCTCCCGGCCGTCCTGCTGGCCGACGAGCCGACGGGCAATCTCGACCCAGGCACCGCCGGCCGGGTCTTCGATCACCTGGTCGAAGTCGCCCGCGCCGCCGGCACCGGCGTCCTCGTCGCCACCCACAACCTCCAGCTCGCCCGCCAGATGGACCGCGCGGTGCTGATGGAGGACGGCGTCCTTCGGGAGGCGGCATTGTGA